In Arthrobacter sp. CDRTa11, one DNA window encodes the following:
- a CDS encoding sugar kinase, with protein MTTPTWNTGPDAEAPAAARTTLPRERATGAPEVVTMGESMALFNPETVGPLPHAGSFTLGIGGAESNVAIALKRLDISVAWVGRLGDDTLGNLVRRELLAEGVEVVCARDGGAPTGLMIKERRTASSTRVSYYRANSAGSRLCVDDIPTGLIAGARLLHLTGITPALSRSAAEAVQHAIDCAKAAGVKVSFDLNYRASLWSMQEAKSAYKSLISQADVVFAGEEEAAIVVDCAENPLHLAERLAKLGPAEVVIKLGAAGCAALVDGIEYHQPAIQVEAIDTVGAGDAFVAGYLAEWLRDESVSQRLLTAVRTGAFACLVPGDWEGMPYRNELSLLDATEPVTR; from the coding sequence ATGACCACACCTACCTGGAACACCGGCCCGGATGCTGAAGCCCCAGCGGCCGCAAGGACAACGCTGCCACGCGAGCGTGCAACAGGCGCGCCCGAAGTTGTGACTATGGGCGAGTCCATGGCTCTTTTCAATCCGGAGACGGTCGGTCCATTGCCACACGCCGGGTCGTTTACGCTCGGCATCGGCGGTGCGGAAAGCAACGTGGCCATTGCCCTCAAACGGCTGGACATCTCCGTGGCCTGGGTAGGCCGACTCGGAGATGACACGCTCGGAAACCTGGTCCGCCGCGAACTCCTGGCGGAGGGGGTGGAAGTTGTCTGCGCCCGGGACGGCGGCGCCCCCACGGGGCTCATGATCAAGGAGCGCCGCACAGCATCCAGCACCAGGGTGTCCTACTACCGGGCCAACAGCGCGGGTTCACGGCTCTGCGTGGATGACATTCCCACCGGCCTCATTGCCGGGGCACGTCTGTTGCACCTGACAGGCATCACGCCCGCTTTGTCCAGATCCGCAGCCGAAGCGGTGCAGCACGCCATCGACTGTGCAAAAGCCGCTGGTGTCAAGGTTTCCTTTGACCTCAACTACCGCGCGTCTCTGTGGTCCATGCAGGAGGCGAAATCCGCCTATAAGAGTCTGATCAGTCAGGCGGACGTGGTTTTCGCAGGCGAAGAGGAGGCGGCGATCGTGGTGGACTGCGCCGAAAATCCCCTTCACCTTGCCGAGCGGCTGGCGAAACTCGGCCCCGCCGAAGTTGTGATCAAGCTGGGCGCGGCGGGATGTGCCGCTCTTGTCGATGGCATTGAATACCATCAGCCCGCAATCCAGGTTGAGGCCATCGACACGGTAGGAGCCGGTGATGCATTCGTCGCTGGCTACCTGGCGGAGTGGCTCCGTGACGAGAGCGTTTCCCAGCGGCTGCTCACCGCAGTCCGCACCGGGGCGTTTGCCTGCCTGGTGCCAGGTGACTGGGAAGGCATGCCCTATCGAAACGAACTTTCCCTGCTCGATGCCACCGAACCCGTAACCAGGTAA
- a CDS encoding amidohydrolase family protein: MLDLLLTNGLVVTPSGARRLDIGISDGRIVSLREPGVGTPDQAIRQVDLRGQLVVPGGVDPHVHTGDVLPTAAESGIRAFGPDRVSEGAIYGGTTTLVDFAHWKPGDELSESFARKSATWEGITYTDYALHGTFKEPEIPFEVLEQIPDAIAAGHGSYKVWMTNTTPTRPRQKTDLGNMWGLMEQTAAAGAMLAVHAEDDDIVMYSYKKLQREGKIGLEYMHHAHNNLSEKLSFQRAITLAEHVGAPIYLMHVSAREGVEAIQEARGKGQPVYGEILPHYAYFTADDYRQENGAIYHTYPSLKSAEDRDSMWKALLDGSLSTLATDGVCTDFEVKTRGKTILDATGGHAGVEMRMAVAYTEGVSKRGLDLTRFVDITSANAAKILGLYPQKGVIAIGSDADLAVLDTTVDRRITASDLHEADYTPWEGYRVAAWASMTILRGQVIVEERQLKMGPEGRLLKQRVSKDVLNRPAC; this comes from the coding sequence ATGCTTGATCTTCTCCTGACCAATGGACTGGTCGTCACCCCCTCCGGCGCCCGGCGCCTTGATATCGGCATCTCCGATGGACGGATCGTCTCCCTCCGTGAGCCCGGTGTTGGTACACCCGACCAGGCGATCCGCCAGGTCGACCTTCGCGGCCAGCTGGTTGTGCCCGGAGGCGTGGACCCCCATGTGCACACAGGAGATGTACTGCCGACCGCGGCGGAGAGCGGAATCAGGGCCTTCGGACCGGACCGGGTGAGTGAAGGCGCAATCTACGGCGGAACAACCACCCTGGTTGACTTCGCCCATTGGAAGCCCGGCGATGAACTCTCGGAATCGTTCGCGCGAAAGTCCGCAACGTGGGAAGGGATTACCTACACGGACTACGCATTGCACGGGACTTTCAAGGAACCGGAAATCCCCTTCGAGGTGCTTGAGCAGATCCCCGACGCCATCGCCGCCGGCCATGGCAGCTACAAAGTGTGGATGACCAACACCACTCCGACGCGTCCCCGGCAGAAGACCGACCTCGGAAACATGTGGGGGCTCATGGAGCAGACCGCCGCCGCCGGTGCGATGCTGGCGGTCCATGCGGAGGACGACGACATCGTCATGTACTCCTACAAGAAGCTGCAACGCGAGGGCAAGATCGGCCTGGAGTACATGCACCACGCCCACAACAACCTGTCTGAAAAACTCTCGTTCCAGCGGGCAATAACCCTGGCCGAACATGTGGGAGCACCCATCTACCTGATGCACGTGAGCGCCCGTGAAGGCGTGGAAGCCATTCAGGAGGCACGCGGAAAGGGCCAGCCCGTCTACGGTGAAATCCTCCCCCACTACGCCTACTTCACCGCGGATGACTACCGCCAGGAGAATGGCGCGATCTACCATACATACCCCTCGCTGAAGTCAGCCGAGGACCGGGATTCAATGTGGAAAGCCTTGCTGGACGGCTCGCTCAGTACCCTCGCCACTGACGGCGTATGCACAGATTTCGAAGTGAAGACCCGCGGAAAGACCATTCTCGATGCCACCGGCGGCCATGCCGGCGTCGAAATGCGGATGGCCGTCGCCTATACCGAGGGAGTCTCCAAGCGAGGGCTGGACCTCACGCGGTTTGTCGACATCACCTCAGCCAATGCCGCCAAAATCCTGGGGTTGTATCCGCAAAAGGGAGTGATCGCGATCGGCAGCGATGCCGACCTGGCCGTACTCGACACAACCGTGGATCGAAGGATCACGGCATCGGACCTGCATGAAGCGGACTACACGCCGTGGGAAGGCTATCGGGTGGCAGCCTGGGCGAGCATGACGATCCTTCGGGGACAGGTCATTGTTGAAGAGCGCCAACTGAAAATGGGTCCCGAAGGCAGGCTCCTCAAGCAACGTGTGTCCAAGGACGTGCTTAACAGGCCAGCCTGCTGA
- a CDS encoding acetamidase/formamidase family protein, with the protein MMHKFQTLNHSVRAGFEDASGSFTAETAPILEVQQGEPFWLDARSLLTGGLFERTGEYEKLSIPVTGPVAVRGVKPGDTLRIDVHEISIAERGAMVTLPGRGGFSGGLGRAGRVVEIADGDVLFDEGITIPVRPMVGKIGVAPAGSAPNSSTVGIHGGNMDCKDLTAGSAVVLPVQVHDAMLFAGDLHAAQGDGECSLTAVEVEGSVLLSCAVVPDAGIRRPVILSSGSVITIGDGDTLDEAARLALDDMLALLQTDRQWSREKTAMLLSAAADVSVSQLVNARVSAKVSLAMRYFSSAPFTIDPSDSTNAQVSDA; encoded by the coding sequence ATGATGCATAAGTTTCAGACGCTCAACCACTCTGTCCGTGCTGGTTTTGAAGATGCGTCCGGATCCTTCACTGCAGAAACAGCCCCAATCCTCGAGGTGCAGCAGGGGGAACCCTTTTGGCTTGATGCCAGGAGTCTGCTGACCGGTGGCCTTTTCGAGCGGACCGGTGAGTACGAAAAACTCTCTATCCCGGTTACTGGCCCTGTCGCTGTCCGTGGAGTGAAGCCCGGAGACACCTTGCGAATAGATGTCCATGAGATCAGCATCGCGGAGCGCGGGGCCATGGTTACCCTTCCCGGACGGGGCGGCTTCAGCGGCGGCTTGGGCCGTGCTGGCCGCGTTGTGGAGATCGCTGACGGCGACGTCCTGTTCGACGAAGGCATCACCATCCCGGTTCGTCCAATGGTGGGCAAAATCGGCGTCGCACCCGCCGGCTCAGCCCCGAACTCCAGCACGGTTGGAATCCATGGCGGCAATATGGACTGCAAGGACCTGACGGCGGGGTCCGCCGTCGTCCTCCCGGTTCAAGTGCATGACGCAATGCTTTTCGCCGGCGATCTGCATGCCGCCCAAGGGGACGGCGAGTGTTCGCTGACTGCCGTAGAGGTTGAGGGCAGCGTGCTCCTTTCTTGCGCAGTGGTCCCGGACGCCGGAATCCGCCGGCCAGTCATCCTCTCCAGCGGGTCGGTGATCACCATTGGCGACGGCGACACGCTAGACGAAGCGGCAAGGCTTGCCCTGGACGACATGCTGGCCCTCCTCCAGACCGACCGCCAGTGGTCCCGGGAAAAGACGGCGATGCTGTTGAGCGCTGCAGCCGACGTTTCGGTGTCCCAACTCGTCAACGCGAGGGTTTCGGCAAAAGTCTCCCTCGCTATGCGGTACTTCAGCTCAGCGCCTTTCACCATCGACCCTTCCGACTCTACGAATGCGCAGGTCTCCGATGCTTGA